Sequence from the Nitrospirota bacterium genome:
AGCAGCATATTCCGGGTGCAGTGAATTTTGTCTTTCCCATTCCGGAGCTTGACAGCCTGGATGAAAAGACCAGGGCAGAATTTGAGAAGCTCCTCGGTGCAGACAGGGACATGCTGATCGTTTTCTATTGCGGATTTACCAAATGCACCCGCAGCCACAATGGTGCGATGTGGGCGGTGAAACTCGGCTATAAAAACGTGTACCGTCATCCCGGTGGAATCAAAGCCTGGTTGGAGGCGGATTACCCCATAGAGAAAGTAAAATAACGACCCTCCTGTGGGGTGGGTGAGACTGCCTCATGCCACCCCACATTTTCTTCAGCAAGACACCCGTGTGCCGCAAGAACCGGAAAAGGAAGAATAAAGGAACGGGCAGATCGGTTGCAGCCGGTTTGATCAGCTTTTATTGTAAAACTGTGAGATAGAGCTGAGGGCCAACTTGGGATTCAGACGTCTGGAAAGAAACAGATACAACACTGCTGCGATCATCACGAGGTCACGATAAAAGGCCTGTCTGAGACTGTGTATGCCTTCGATCTCTGCAGCCGAGAGGCAGCCGCAGTCAATGTTCAGGTCAGCCATGATTCCGTATCCGAGCACAGTAATAAACATGACAAGAAGGCCGAAGATGACAGCAAGGCTGCCGCGGATGTTCAGAAGGAGCCCGAGGCCGGCAAGGAGTTCGACAATCGGGAGGCCGATGGCAACCGGAGCAAGAAGGAATTCCGGCACAAGGTCATACTGGGAAATCACCCGTGCAAACGCCTTGGGGTCAACCAGTTTTACAAGCCCTGCATAGATAAAAACCGCGCCAAGAGCGAATCGGACTATCCGGTAAAGCCATGCTGATTTCAGTATCTTGTTCATAATAAATCACACGCAAGAGAAACGGGTATGCTTTTATAGTATTCGACATACACGCATGATGCAAATAGATAATAGTTATCTGTAAGCCTTAATTTATAGATATTTTGAATTCGTGCGAACGACCATAGCGACACTGTCCCTGCCGCATGCATTGCAGGACAGCGAGCACGTCAACGGGATTTGCGAAGTACATAACCGAATCGTCCGCCTGTTCCGAAACGAATGAAAAAGTGGACGGCTTCAGAGAGGAATC
This genomic interval carries:
- a CDS encoding MauE/DoxX family redox-associated membrane protein; translation: MNKILKSAWLYRIVRFALGAVFIYAGLVKLVDPKAFARVISQYDLVPEFLLAPVAIGLPIVELLAGLGLLLNIRGSLAVIFGLLVMFITVLGYGIMADLNIDCGCLSAAEIEGIHSLRQAFYRDLVMIAAVLYLFLSRRLNPKLALSSISQFYNKS
- a CDS encoding rhodanese-like domain-containing protein, with the protein product MTKNRFAVVGVVLIVLIWMSGDCFAAWGTKELDTEKIAVNFAKEVSRGGYKIISTEELKGLVDQNRNMLLVDTMPYEDSYKKQHIPGAVNFVFPIPELDSLDEKTRAEFEKLLGADRDMLIVFYCGFTKCTRSHNGAMWAVKLGYKNVYRHPGGIKAWLEADYPIEKVK